A section of the Kribbella voronezhensis genome encodes:
- a CDS encoding TlpA family protein disulfide reductase, which produces MPYLTAAVVLLAVLGTLNLLLTLAIVRRLRTMNPVQPPPEPLPVGTTIRPFTAATTDGETVSDRDLRGAQTLVGYFSPGCPPCEAALPRFVAYAAGLDRERVLAVIVDGTGSDAAGHQALEAVARVVVTSERATVVEALSAYGYPAVFLLDEDGRVAAVDTTVDGLPMVTAR; this is translated from the coding sequence ATGCCGTATCTGACCGCCGCCGTCGTTCTGCTCGCTGTCTTGGGCACGCTCAATCTCCTTCTCACGCTCGCCATCGTGCGGCGGTTGCGCACGATGAACCCCGTCCAACCGCCGCCCGAACCGCTGCCCGTCGGGACCACGATCCGTCCGTTCACTGCGGCGACAACCGACGGCGAGACCGTTTCGGATCGCGACCTGCGCGGCGCGCAAACCCTCGTCGGGTACTTCTCGCCCGGGTGTCCCCCGTGCGAGGCAGCCCTGCCGCGGTTCGTCGCGTACGCCGCCGGACTGGATCGCGAGCGGGTGCTCGCAGTGATCGTCGATGGCACCGGAAGCGACGCCGCCGGCCACCAGGCGCTCGAGGCGGTGGCCCGGGTGGTCGTGACGAGCGAACGCGCGACGGTGGTCGAGGCGCTGTCGGCGTACGGCTATCCGGCGGTGTTCCTGCTCGACGAGGACGGCCGGGTTGCCGCCGTCGACACGACGGTCGACGGCCTGCCGATGGTGACCGCGCGGTGA
- a CDS encoding ABC transporter ATP-binding protein, with amino-acid sequence MSRFAATRSAVFLTWQAAPHLAIGRVLVMVVQGVAPLAAAWCTKYTLDRLTGPDPSVGLIAPPVLLLALSALLVGVLAPVDNYLGNEHGRRAELVARRRLFDAVARLQGLRRFEDPEFLNRLRVADSPGSSAPCQILSQLLSVGRALVVIGGFVTSMLTLSPLLTAVVVLAAVPAVLAQLAMSRRRAALLWNTSPLERREVFYSSLLTQIQAAKEIRLFGLAGFFGDRMLAERRSADVLRRGVDRRDFATQTGLALLTALVSGAGLVWAAFTAVGGSLTAGDLTMVVAAVAALQTGIGGAVAAVAELNHDLLVFEHFRDVERTEPDLLEPAVPSALPVLRRGIEFRDVWFRYGEDLPWVLAGVDLTIPAGSAVGLVGHNGAGKSTLVKLLCRLYDPTRGAILWDGVDLRDVPVAELRLRIGAVFQDFMCYDLTAAENIGLGDLSAITDLDRIEAAGRNAGVDATVRALGKGYRTLLSRNFADEADEADETPGTGVFLSGGQWQKLATARAMLREDRDLMILDEPSSGLDADAEHDLHHRLRGLRRGRTSVLISHRLGALRDADLIITLSGGRVIEQGSHQALLARSGVYAGLFRKQASGYQLEELAQ; translated from the coding sequence GTGAGCAGATTCGCGGCCACCCGTTCGGCCGTGTTCCTCACGTGGCAGGCGGCACCGCACCTGGCGATCGGCCGGGTCCTCGTCATGGTCGTGCAGGGCGTCGCACCGCTGGCCGCCGCGTGGTGCACGAAGTACACCCTGGACCGCCTGACCGGACCTGATCCGAGCGTGGGCCTGATCGCGCCGCCCGTTCTGTTGCTCGCCCTCAGTGCGTTGCTGGTGGGCGTCCTCGCGCCGGTCGACAACTATCTCGGCAACGAGCACGGCCGACGAGCCGAGCTCGTGGCGCGGCGCCGCCTGTTCGATGCCGTCGCCAGGCTGCAGGGCCTGCGACGGTTCGAGGATCCCGAGTTCCTGAACCGGCTCCGCGTCGCCGATTCCCCAGGGTCCAGCGCACCATGCCAGATCCTCAGCCAACTGCTGAGCGTAGGAAGGGCTCTGGTCGTCATCGGCGGCTTCGTGACGTCGATGCTCACGCTGAGTCCGCTCCTGACCGCCGTGGTCGTCCTGGCGGCAGTGCCGGCCGTGCTGGCCCAACTCGCGATGAGCCGCCGACGTGCGGCCCTGCTGTGGAACACCAGTCCGCTGGAACGACGGGAGGTCTTCTACAGCAGCCTGCTCACCCAGATCCAAGCGGCCAAGGAGATCCGCCTGTTCGGCTTGGCCGGGTTCTTCGGGGATCGGATGCTCGCGGAGCGCCGGTCTGCCGACGTACTGCGGCGCGGCGTCGACCGTCGTGATTTCGCCACCCAGACCGGCCTCGCGCTGCTGACCGCACTGGTCAGCGGCGCGGGCCTGGTCTGGGCAGCATTCACAGCGGTCGGCGGCAGCCTCACCGCCGGTGACCTCACCATGGTCGTCGCCGCGGTTGCCGCGTTGCAGACGGGGATCGGCGGTGCGGTCGCGGCGGTTGCCGAGCTCAATCACGATCTGCTGGTCTTCGAGCACTTCCGCGACGTCGAACGGACCGAGCCGGACCTCCTCGAGCCGGCCGTACCCAGCGCCCTGCCCGTACTGCGCCGTGGAATCGAGTTCCGCGACGTCTGGTTCCGCTACGGCGAGGACCTGCCCTGGGTGCTGGCGGGGGTCGACCTGACCATCCCGGCCGGATCCGCGGTCGGCCTGGTCGGGCACAACGGCGCGGGCAAGAGCACGCTGGTCAAGCTGCTCTGCCGCCTGTACGACCCGACCCGCGGCGCGATCCTCTGGGACGGTGTGGACCTTCGCGACGTCCCGGTCGCCGAGCTGCGATTGCGCATCGGAGCGGTGTTCCAGGACTTCATGTGCTACGACCTGACCGCCGCCGAGAACATCGGCCTCGGCGACCTGAGCGCGATCACCGACCTCGACCGGATCGAGGCCGCGGGCCGCAACGCCGGTGTCGACGCGACAGTTCGCGCGCTGGGCAAGGGCTACCGGACACTACTCAGCCGCAATTTCGCCGACGAAGCCGACGAGGCCGACGAAACGCCTGGGACCGGTGTGTTCCTGTCCGGCGGCCAGTGGCAGAAACTCGCAACCGCCCGGGCGATGCTGCGCGAGGACCGTGATCTGATGATCCTCGACGAGCCGAGTTCCGGCTTGGACGCCGATGCCGAGCACGACTTGCACCACCGTCTGCGCGGCCTGCGCCGGGGCCGTACCAGTGTGCTCATCTCGCACCGGCTCGGCGCGCTTCGGGACGCGGACCTGATCATCACCTTGTCCGGCGGCCGCGTCATCGAGCAGGGCAGCCATCAGGCCCTGCTCGCGCGCAGCGGTGTGTACGCCGGTCTGTTCCGCAAGCAGGCGTCGGGGTATCAGTTGGAGGAGCTGGCCCAGTGA
- a CDS encoding MauE/DoxX family redox-associated membrane protein, translating to MEYLTVASQALLTAVFGWAAVTKLRAFATFRRSVRTLGLVPDRYAGVAAAGIVAIESGCALAVPLSAVVGLIGCLCLLTIFCVGILVLLMRGVTASCACFGATGAPLGRKHLTRNGLLAAIALTGLVPTANAAGAGAGAGDLQPAGVLTAVFAGLIGAALLVAFDDLVELFTPSTAR from the coding sequence GTGGAGTACCTGACTGTCGCGAGCCAGGCGCTGCTCACCGCGGTCTTCGGGTGGGCAGCCGTCACGAAGTTGCGGGCATTCGCGACCTTCCGCCGCTCCGTACGGACGCTTGGACTGGTGCCCGACCGGTACGCCGGCGTCGCGGCGGCCGGGATCGTCGCGATCGAGTCGGGTTGCGCGCTGGCCGTTCCCTTGTCGGCCGTCGTCGGCCTGATCGGATGTCTCTGCCTGCTCACGATCTTCTGCGTGGGCATCCTTGTGCTGCTCATGCGCGGTGTCACCGCGTCGTGCGCCTGTTTCGGCGCCACCGGTGCTCCCCTCGGCCGCAAGCACCTGACCCGCAACGGCTTGCTCGCCGCGATCGCGCTCACCGGGCTGGTGCCCACCGCCAACGCCGCCGGCGCCGGCGCCGGCGCCGGCGATCTGCAGCCTGCCGGCGTTCTCACGGCAGTGTTCGCCGGACTGATCGGCGCCGCGCTGCTGGTCGCGTTCGACGATCTCGTCGAGTTGTTCACGCCATCGACCGCCCGCTGA
- a CDS encoding WD40 repeat domain-containing protein, with the protein MSDGNALEVWSIGIGKYRDKSLERLAVTKEIRKIVKALADFGAVDVPWAAPMRERTSDAVHDRLKGWSRSGGSQSVVCWIGHGFTTEEQSVLAHAGSSAGSFAGCFTPQQLVEYIIDKEDESDDDQWILFVVDACGSATFIQELNYRVDQAAGPRRLLLLGTSGPGAATLGRLSRTLKAILEDTFAVDQSISLWDLCGELRRMLPDSEIVPKSIHDAFLVRRAPVLAGTTVDNLGRLKAVLAKLTDDERQHFVVKARGSELGDEAWYYQERPAESRAVLNWLMHTDSGLLAVTGPPGSGKSALLGQLAIRSQPNTRNLLATADLLLAVPADQRPPDNCFDVVVHLTGLTSDDLVSRIAHSLDLEPPVARLDDRIAWLLSGLKTRAPLTLLLDALDEAVDPLGMARTLLLPISRLSRIRLIIGTRPSTWMTDLSSASEGRDLLDALETSLDATVVVRRDPQAIARYVARRLADTVTSGQISADNSTVVSAAIAIGLERQEFLFARLLIAELRSAPATLTENAIDELLRLDHRQLFARALDRISATHRSAEPLLRALAMSRGRGLPIRDGIWAVMGTALSADAIVDDADVHRLLDAAAPYISVHREHQQTVYRFAHRTFEEYFASDSSVVERANAALTRGLLGSLRQSAEGTSNPYLVYHLSGHASAGGPDGWYELAVNNDVLDRLDSPTLLADALRSPITHLPPLIRAIVSAQHLLNTAGVGDRRGIIQLALARHRDRTSSLPALRGRWSVRWAELVQQQTLVTLTGHVKPITCITCIGHSGHHLVASGSSDGTVRLWNPLTAAPVGDPLLSKGTAVTAITTTMIRGQQLLLWGDKAGELHRWTEAAGVHLLARHDKPVTALAVVARSSERPLLASGHQDGAVRIHDIETGALLTSSRMAGPVRILVAWPEHALSIGTNDGVLWQWDDPLTTNQPTRSVRGHQRGIRAGAVLDDLDGSAQLLTTDNDGRVVHWGAPNAEPIELINQEYGVRAVAGAPDGTLRFATGDNSGTVSFWDGVGNKIAPSLTVHRGRVMAVDLVAPAKGRLLVVSGGEDATLRIWEPEPDAADDRADRSVRTLAEVRGSCPPRLVVHRNNGVELKDANGNNAPGFSIQNEIRSAHTSLAWSDPGGRVHVVTGTNQQTGAVEEYVDQQVRVVRVRGVALTTYVSDAGRTVLVSAGLDDLVQFVDLETLIPVRGPLRAPGNPIGTMTSLPGDDGVRLVTSGRRAPALLWNPAVADGAPTTMSGVPAATCLLAGRFTTAAQPVLAFATSDRTVRLWDPVASATFGDPLALEAQVAAMTTFESDGRIKLVAAARTGDIHVWDPRSGTPPQRLRTGLHVRAVAQAGDHGLAVAGHDGLAVLDLG; encoded by the coding sequence ATGAGTGACGGCAACGCACTGGAGGTCTGGTCGATCGGAATCGGAAAGTACCGCGACAAGAGTCTCGAACGCCTCGCGGTCACCAAAGAGATCCGCAAAATCGTCAAGGCGCTCGCCGATTTTGGCGCCGTCGACGTTCCGTGGGCAGCTCCGATGCGTGAACGGACTTCGGATGCCGTTCACGACCGCCTGAAGGGCTGGAGCAGGTCCGGAGGATCCCAGAGCGTGGTCTGCTGGATCGGCCACGGCTTCACAACAGAGGAGCAGTCCGTGCTCGCTCACGCCGGCAGCTCCGCCGGCTCTTTTGCGGGTTGTTTCACACCACAGCAACTCGTCGAATACATCATCGACAAGGAGGACGAGTCTGACGACGACCAGTGGATCTTGTTCGTCGTCGACGCCTGTGGGTCGGCGACCTTCATCCAGGAGCTCAACTATCGCGTGGACCAGGCGGCCGGTCCACGACGATTGCTCCTGCTCGGCACCTCTGGGCCAGGCGCTGCGACGCTGGGTCGGCTGAGCAGGACCCTCAAGGCGATCCTCGAGGACACCTTTGCAGTGGACCAATCGATCTCGTTGTGGGACCTCTGCGGAGAGCTGCGGAGGATGCTGCCCGATTCCGAAATAGTCCCAAAATCCATCCATGACGCTTTCCTGGTCCGCCGCGCACCGGTGTTGGCCGGTACGACGGTCGACAACCTCGGGCGCCTGAAGGCAGTCCTGGCGAAGCTGACCGACGACGAACGACAGCACTTCGTCGTCAAAGCGCGCGGCAGTGAGTTGGGTGACGAGGCCTGGTATTACCAGGAACGCCCAGCCGAGAGTCGCGCAGTTCTCAATTGGCTGATGCACACCGACAGCGGTCTGCTGGCTGTCACCGGACCTCCAGGTTCCGGCAAGTCCGCCCTGCTTGGTCAGCTGGCTATCCGCAGCCAGCCGAACACCAGGAATCTTCTGGCTACAGCTGACCTCCTGCTCGCCGTACCTGCAGATCAGCGTCCCCCGGACAACTGTTTCGATGTTGTCGTGCACCTGACCGGCCTCACATCCGACGACCTGGTCAGCCGGATTGCGCACTCGCTTGACCTCGAACCTCCAGTCGCACGACTCGACGATCGGATTGCGTGGCTACTGTCTGGGCTTAAAACGCGGGCTCCGCTGACACTTCTGCTGGATGCTCTGGACGAGGCCGTCGACCCACTGGGAATGGCACGTACCCTCCTCCTGCCCATCTCCCGGTTGTCCAGGATTCGGCTGATCATTGGAACTCGACCCTCCACTTGGATGACGGATCTGTCGTCCGCCTCCGAGGGACGAGATCTCCTGGATGCCCTCGAGACCTCGCTCGACGCGACGGTCGTGGTACGCCGCGATCCTCAGGCCATCGCCAGGTACGTGGCTCGACGGCTGGCGGATACCGTGACGAGCGGACAGATCTCCGCCGACAACTCCACAGTCGTGTCCGCCGCGATCGCCATTGGGCTCGAGCGACAAGAGTTCCTCTTCGCCCGGCTGCTGATCGCCGAACTCCGTAGCGCCCCAGCCACACTGACCGAGAATGCGATCGATGAGCTCCTCCGGTTGGATCACCGGCAGCTCTTCGCACGTGCGCTCGATCGCATCAGCGCCACGCACCGAAGTGCGGAGCCTCTGCTTCGAGCACTCGCGATGAGCCGCGGGCGGGGTCTGCCGATCCGCGACGGCATCTGGGCGGTGATGGGCACGGCCTTGTCGGCCGACGCCATAGTCGACGACGCCGACGTCCACCGGCTACTCGACGCCGCGGCTCCCTACATCTCGGTACACCGAGAACACCAGCAGACGGTCTACCGCTTCGCACACAGAACCTTCGAGGAGTACTTCGCGTCCGACAGTTCCGTGGTCGAGCGGGCCAATGCGGCTCTGACCCGCGGCCTGCTCGGCTCGCTTCGTCAGTCCGCCGAAGGCACCTCCAATCCGTACCTCGTCTACCACCTGTCCGGCCACGCTTCCGCAGGAGGACCCGACGGCTGGTACGAGTTGGCGGTCAACAACGACGTACTCGATCGCCTCGACTCGCCGACTCTGTTGGCTGATGCGCTCCGCTCCCCGATCACCCACCTGCCTCCGCTGATCCGAGCCATCGTCTCGGCCCAGCATCTGCTGAACACTGCCGGAGTCGGTGACCGTCGGGGGATCATCCAGCTCGCACTCGCTCGGCATCGCGACCGCACGTCGAGCTTACCCGCGCTGCGTGGAAGGTGGTCCGTACGATGGGCAGAACTCGTGCAACAGCAGACACTTGTCACCCTGACCGGCCACGTCAAGCCGATCACCTGCATTACCTGTATCGGGCACAGCGGGCACCATTTGGTCGCCAGTGGCAGCTCCGATGGCACTGTCCGCCTCTGGAATCCCCTCACCGCGGCTCCGGTTGGTGACCCGCTCCTCAGCAAAGGGACTGCGGTAACGGCAATCACGACCACGATGATCAGGGGGCAACAGCTTCTGCTCTGGGGGGACAAGGCGGGAGAACTACACCGATGGACAGAAGCCGCCGGTGTGCATTTGCTCGCACGCCACGACAAGCCCGTGACGGCTCTGGCAGTCGTGGCCCGGTCGTCTGAGCGACCGTTGCTGGCCTCCGGGCATCAGGACGGAGCAGTCCGGATCCACGATATCGAGACAGGAGCGTTATTGACGTCGTCTCGGATGGCCGGTCCGGTGCGGATCCTGGTTGCCTGGCCAGAACACGCTCTCTCCATCGGCACTAACGACGGCGTTCTGTGGCAGTGGGACGACCCGCTTACAACGAACCAGCCGACGCGATCGGTGCGCGGCCATCAACGCGGCATCCGCGCCGGTGCAGTTCTCGACGACCTCGACGGTTCAGCTCAACTGCTGACCACGGACAATGACGGACGGGTGGTCCACTGGGGCGCGCCCAACGCAGAGCCGATCGAGCTGATCAATCAGGAGTACGGCGTCCGCGCAGTGGCCGGCGCACCAGACGGCACGCTGCGGTTCGCCACCGGAGACAATAGCGGGACCGTGAGTTTTTGGGACGGGGTCGGCAACAAGATCGCACCCTCCCTCACCGTCCACCGCGGCAGAGTGATGGCCGTCGATCTCGTCGCACCGGCAAAGGGACGTCTGCTCGTGGTCAGCGGAGGTGAGGATGCAACCCTGCGGATCTGGGAACCCGAACCCGACGCGGCGGATGACCGTGCGGACCGGTCGGTTCGCACCCTTGCCGAGGTACGCGGTTCATGTCCGCCCAGGCTCGTCGTCCACCGGAACAACGGCGTGGAGCTCAAAGATGCCAATGGCAACAACGCTCCCGGTTTCTCGATCCAGAACGAGATCCGATCCGCACACACGTCGCTGGCGTGGTCCGATCCCGGCGGCCGAGTCCATGTCGTGACGGGCACGAATCAGCAGACCGGGGCCGTCGAGGAGTACGTCGACCAGCAGGTCCGAGTCGTCCGCGTTCGAGGAGTCGCGTTGACGACGTATGTCAGCGATGCCGGGAGGACCGTCCTGGTCTCGGCGGGTCTCGACGACCTCGTGCAGTTCGTGGATCTCGAAACTCTGATCCCGGTCAGAGGTCCGCTCCGCGCGCCTGGCAATCCCATCGGCACGATGACGTCACTTCCCGGCGACGACGGCGTCCGGCTGGTGACGAGTGGACGAAGGGCGCCGGCTCTGCTGTGGAATCCGGCAGTTGCCGATGGGGCACCGACGACAATGAGCGGAGTACCCGCCGCGACCTGCCTACTGGCTGGCCGATTCACAACGGCAGCGCAACCCGTACTGGCGTTCGCGACGTCGGACCGCACCGTCCGGCTGTGGGACCCAGTAGCCAGTGCGACCTTTGGTGACCCTCTTGCCCTGGAAGCCCAGGTCGCCGCCATGACGACCTTCGAATCGGACGGGAGAATCAAGCTGGTCGCCGCTGCCCGGACCGGCGACATCCATGTATGGGACCCCAGGTCGGGTACTCCGCCGCAGCGCCTCCGAACGGGACTGCACGTCAGGGCCGTCGCCCAGGCCGGCGACCACGGGCTCGCCGTCGCCGGCCACGACGGGCTGGCAGTACTAGACCTCGGCTAG
- a CDS encoding GntR family transcriptional regulator, whose translation MVGSLRKRDRAREYLLGLVESRAVGQAIPSERQLSAELDISRPTLRAVVDDLVRDGRLVREHGRGMFVGNPKVAQQITGTHGATAPGTWTSRVLSHATIQAGTLIGNRLQVTPNTAVLRIARQRLVNGDPICLETIHVLQEIVPDFDVQAVEQNSFYTLLEEHYGVIPTDAEQTHAAAAADAIESALLGLALDAPILILERTTRDQNGRRFEFTRAAYRGDRYQVSTHLSLAKPTGDPPLAD comes from the coding sequence GTGGTAGGCAGCCTGCGAAAGCGAGACCGGGCACGCGAGTACCTGCTCGGCCTGGTCGAGTCGCGGGCCGTCGGCCAGGCGATCCCGTCCGAGCGCCAACTCTCCGCCGAACTCGACATCTCCCGACCCACCCTGCGCGCGGTCGTCGACGACCTGGTCCGCGATGGCCGGCTGGTGCGCGAGCACGGCCGCGGCATGTTCGTCGGCAACCCGAAGGTCGCTCAGCAGATCACCGGCACCCACGGAGCGACAGCACCCGGAACCTGGACCAGCAGGGTCCTCAGCCACGCCACGATCCAAGCCGGCACCCTGATCGGCAACCGGCTCCAGGTCACACCCAACACAGCCGTACTGCGGATCGCCCGGCAACGCCTCGTCAACGGCGACCCGATCTGTCTGGAGACGATCCACGTTCTGCAGGAGATCGTCCCCGATTTCGACGTACAGGCTGTCGAGCAGAATTCCTTCTACACGTTGCTCGAAGAGCACTATGGCGTGATCCCGACCGATGCCGAGCAAACTCACGCCGCGGCAGCGGCCGACGCCATCGAGTCCGCCCTGCTCGGCCTCGCACTCGACGCGCCGATCCTGATCCTGGAGCGAACCACCCGTGACCAGAACGGCCGCAGGTTCGAGTTCACCCGCGCCGCCTACCGCGGTGATCGCTACCAGGTCAGCACCCACCTGAGCCTCGCCAAGCCGACCGGCGATCCCCCGCTCGCCGACTAG
- a CDS encoding glycoside hydrolase family 16 protein, with protein MSRQRTTSFLVAAVSIASMVGGATAAVGSTGQGDRSPKNCGVLFDDFQYKSPTDADLAAHGWNARSEMGGPGVPGSAWPASNVSFVRTGGQTVAQLRATTNGTVAGTTNAELRRTTMNLRNGTYATRVRYADKPATGPDGDHINETAFAIGPTKFDYDPIYSELDFTEYLPNGGWGETGPINYQTSWHTFREDPWDARTAENHQNRSLDGWHTYVTQVGNGHVRYYIDGKLTADHTVDQDGNTVLPRQDMSMNWNLWFIDLDAHQGSATSEYREQVDWAYYAKNETVSPAQADARVQKYRKHDTSYQDTMINTGKCENYQPPEH; from the coding sequence ATGTCACGTCAGCGAACGACAAGCTTCCTCGTCGCAGCCGTCTCGATTGCCTCGATGGTGGGTGGTGCGACGGCCGCCGTCGGCTCGACCGGCCAGGGCGACCGCAGCCCAAAAAACTGCGGCGTGCTGTTCGACGACTTCCAGTACAAGTCGCCGACCGATGCTGATCTCGCCGCCCACGGCTGGAATGCGCGCAGTGAGATGGGCGGTCCGGGCGTGCCGGGGTCAGCCTGGCCGGCAAGCAACGTCTCCTTCGTCAGGACGGGCGGACAAACGGTCGCTCAACTCCGGGCGACGACCAACGGCACAGTCGCCGGTACGACGAACGCCGAACTCCGCCGTACGACCATGAACCTGCGGAACGGCACCTACGCGACCCGCGTGCGGTACGCCGACAAGCCGGCCACCGGCCCCGACGGCGACCACATCAACGAGACCGCGTTCGCGATCGGTCCGACGAAGTTCGACTACGACCCGATCTACAGCGAACTCGACTTCACCGAGTACCTGCCGAACGGAGGGTGGGGCGAGACCGGCCCGATCAACTACCAGACAAGTTGGCACACCTTCCGGGAAGACCCGTGGGACGCACGCACCGCGGAGAATCACCAGAACAGGTCGCTCGACGGGTGGCATACCTATGTCACGCAGGTCGGCAACGGTCATGTCAGGTACTACATCGACGGCAAGCTCACCGCCGACCACACCGTCGACCAGGACGGCAACACCGTCCTACCGCGTCAGGACATGAGCATGAACTGGAACCTCTGGTTCATCGATCTGGATGCGCACCAGGGCTCGGCAACCAGCGAGTACCGCGAGCAGGTCGACTGGGCCTACTACGCCAAGAACGAGACGGTCTCCCCCGCACAGGCCGACGCTCGCGTGCAGAAGTACCGCAAGCACGACACCAGCTACCAGGACACCATGATCAACACCGGCAAGTGCGAGAACTACCAGCCGCCGGAGCACTGA
- a CDS encoding DUF4238 domain-containing protein gives MLESSQGAEGDDLARSVRRFLEVPESTAVAGQHVVSKVVLKHFEGEVQGVRQIGVFSVRHGSQRPIGIGNAGRVQDLLRIGSASAEKLWKVTEDEIGQAIADIRDQELLASPHSMSILRDAIALHFARSKSLVPFLECAEDRISLETIVIRHREQLTAFFVAEYGGLPTENQLISLAKDLTVDGRALVASDAWPRARVEQVFEMLKRNASHELILVRPDAGAGEFLIGDTPAVAYRHAVALGESRIGWNRADEIVMPFAPDLAICLAPKSAASALERLARVPPSRVDILNARQVGAAIDYVFHRPEAEFAGFIAENLLPAGDGRGGSA, from the coding sequence ATGTTAGAGAGTTCGCAGGGTGCCGAGGGGGATGACTTGGCGCGTAGCGTCAGGCGCTTCCTGGAAGTTCCCGAGTCCACTGCAGTCGCGGGCCAACATGTGGTCTCCAAGGTTGTGCTCAAGCACTTCGAGGGAGAGGTTCAGGGCGTTCGGCAGATTGGTGTGTTCAGTGTTCGCCATGGTTCCCAGCGACCCATCGGGATTGGCAATGCGGGCCGAGTACAGGACCTATTGAGGATTGGAAGCGCCTCGGCCGAGAAGTTGTGGAAGGTCACTGAGGACGAGATTGGACAGGCAATTGCTGATATCCGCGATCAAGAATTACTTGCGTCGCCCCACAGTATGTCGATTCTCCGCGACGCCATCGCTCTCCATTTCGCGCGTAGTAAGAGTCTAGTTCCCTTCCTTGAGTGCGCGGAAGATCGGATCTCGTTAGAAACGATCGTGATTCGGCATCGGGAACAGTTGACTGCCTTCTTCGTCGCGGAGTATGGCGGACTCCCGACTGAGAATCAACTCATCTCGCTTGCGAAGGATCTAACGGTGGACGGCCGCGCGCTGGTTGCCTCTGATGCATGGCCCCGCGCTCGCGTCGAGCAGGTCTTCGAGATGCTGAAGAGAAACGCGAGCCATGAACTGATTCTGGTACGCCCCGACGCTGGCGCCGGCGAGTTCCTCATCGGCGACACTCCTGCGGTTGCCTACCGGCACGCAGTTGCCCTCGGCGAAAGTCGCATCGGATGGAATCGAGCTGACGAAATAGTGATGCCGTTCGCGCCGGACCTGGCGATCTGCCTAGCGCCGAAGTCGGCCGCCAGCGCGTTAGAAAGATTGGCGCGCGTGCCGCCGAGTCGCGTGGACATTCTAAACGCTCGTCAAGTCGGCGCCGCGATTGATTATGTCTTCCATCGACCTGAGGCCGAGTTCGCGGGTTTTATTGCAGAGAACCTACTACCGGCCGGTGATGGTCGAGGCGGGTCAGCGTGA